The proteins below are encoded in one region of Tsuneonella sp. CC-YZS046:
- a CDS encoding rhodanese-related sulfurtransferase — MEIPDMTVPSQPIRVAALYKFFPLHDCGAARAALAKLCCAKGVKGTLLVAPEGINGTISGTDGAIGTVLEHIRQWPGCEDLEVKFSRAETQPFHRMKVRIKREIVTMGQPGIDPLLSVGHYVAPEEWNSLISQPGTILIDTRNDYEVAVGTFRGAIDPKTRTFRDFPAWFRAERDRLLGAGIPPKVAMFCTGGIRCEKSTAFLKAEGIDDVYHLQGGILKYLETVAPEDSLWQGECFVFDQRVTVGHGLAPGTHALCHACRRPVSEEDRASHLYEEGVSCPACHEERTAEQRARYRERFRQERLAIERGAAHVGATPDQAR; from the coding sequence ATGGAAATTCCCGACATGACCGTTCCCAGCCAGCCGATCCGCGTCGCTGCGCTCTACAAATTCTTTCCTCTCCACGATTGCGGCGCGGCACGCGCGGCGCTGGCGAAACTGTGCTGCGCAAAGGGCGTCAAGGGCACGCTGCTGGTCGCCCCGGAAGGCATCAACGGCACCATTTCAGGCACGGACGGCGCAATCGGCACAGTGCTGGAACATATCCGCCAGTGGCCGGGCTGCGAGGATCTGGAAGTGAAGTTCTCGCGCGCGGAAACCCAGCCGTTCCATCGCATGAAGGTGCGGATCAAGCGCGAGATCGTGACCATGGGCCAGCCGGGAATCGACCCGCTGCTGAGCGTGGGGCATTATGTCGCACCGGAGGAGTGGAACAGCCTGATCTCGCAGCCCGGCACCATCCTGATCGACACGCGCAACGACTATGAGGTCGCGGTGGGCACGTTCCGGGGCGCCATAGACCCCAAGACCAGAACCTTCCGCGACTTTCCCGCATGGTTCCGGGCAGAGCGCGACAGGCTGCTGGGCGCTGGCATCCCACCCAAGGTCGCGATGTTCTGCACCGGCGGCATTCGCTGCGAGAAATCCACCGCCTTCCTCAAGGCCGAGGGGATAGACGATGTCTATCATCTCCAGGGCGGAATCCTGAAATATCTCGAGACGGTCGCCCCGGAAGACAGCCTGTGGCAAGGGGAATGCTTCGTGTTCGACCAGCGCGTGACGGTGGGCCACGGACTTGCGCCCGGCACCCATGCATTGTGCCATGCCTGCCGGCGGCCGGTCAGCGAAGAGGATCGCGCTTCGCATCTCTATGAAGAAGGCGTCAGTTGCCCGGCCTGCCATGAGGAACGCACGGCGGAGCAACGCGCGCGCTATCGCGAGCGCTTCCGGCAGGAGCGCCTGGCCATCGAGCGAGGCGCGGCGCATGTCGGCGCCACCCCGGATCAGGCCCGATAG
- a CDS encoding aldehyde dehydrogenase family protein gives MTKEQYPLFLANKEVYLNSDLEVKDKYTGDVVTRVALADAGTIADGIAAAHDAAEPMARMASYERQEVLQHCVARFRQREEELAQVLCIEAGKPIKDSRGEVSRLIDTFKIAAEEAVRITGEVQPLDISPRARGYQGIWKRVPIGPCSFISPFNFPLNLAAHKIAPAIAVGCPFVLKPASRTPLGALIIGEILAETDLPEGAFSILPASRDGAELLTTDERLKLLSFTGSPEVGWDLKAKAGKKKVVLELGGNAAVIVDQDADIEDAVSRVLFGAFYQSGQSCIGVQRILVHENIYEQFRQRLVEGTKALVTGDPRKEGTFVGPMIDEEEARRLEAWIAEATVKGARLLCGGNRDGAMLEPTLLEGVRRDTKLNLEEAFGPVAFLVPFGSFEEALAIVNDSKFGLQAGIFTRDIFKALDAWDRLEVGGIVINDVPSYRVDNMPYGGVKDSGLGREGVRFAMEDMSEIRNLVIRRRFDQ, from the coding sequence ATGACAAAAGAGCAATATCCTTTGTTTCTGGCAAACAAGGAAGTTTATTTAAACTCCGACCTTGAAGTAAAGGACAAATATACAGGCGATGTGGTGACTCGCGTCGCCCTGGCGGATGCCGGCACCATCGCGGATGGCATCGCAGCCGCGCACGATGCCGCCGAGCCGATGGCCCGCATGGCGAGCTACGAGCGGCAGGAAGTGCTGCAGCATTGCGTCGCGCGTTTCAGGCAACGGGAAGAGGAACTGGCCCAGGTGCTGTGCATCGAGGCCGGAAAGCCGATCAAGGACAGCCGCGGGGAGGTGAGCCGGCTTATCGACACCTTCAAGATCGCGGCGGAGGAGGCCGTCAGAATAACCGGCGAAGTCCAGCCTCTCGACATCAGCCCTCGCGCACGAGGGTATCAGGGAATCTGGAAGAGAGTGCCGATCGGCCCGTGCTCTTTCATTTCACCCTTCAATTTTCCGCTCAACCTGGCCGCCCACAAGATAGCCCCTGCCATCGCGGTCGGCTGCCCCTTCGTATTGAAGCCGGCCAGCAGAACCCCGCTCGGCGCCTTGATAATCGGCGAAATCCTGGCGGAGACGGATCTGCCGGAAGGCGCCTTCTCGATCCTGCCCGCGAGCCGGGACGGCGCGGAATTGCTCACCACCGACGAACGTTTGAAACTGCTTTCGTTCACCGGCTCCCCTGAGGTGGGCTGGGATCTCAAGGCGAAGGCCGGCAAGAAGAAAGTGGTGCTGGAACTGGGCGGCAATGCCGCCGTAATCGTCGATCAGGATGCGGACATCGAGGATGCGGTGAGCCGCGTGTTGTTCGGCGCGTTCTATCAGTCGGGCCAGAGCTGCATCGGCGTGCAGCGCATCCTGGTCCATGAGAATATCTACGAGCAATTCCGCCAACGCCTCGTCGAGGGGACCAAAGCGCTCGTCACCGGCGATCCCCGAAAGGAGGGCACTTTCGTCGGCCCGATGATCGACGAAGAGGAAGCGAGGAGACTCGAAGCCTGGATAGCGGAAGCCACCGTGAAGGGCGCTCGCCTCCTGTGCGGGGGAAATCGGGACGGCGCCATGCTGGAGCCGACATTGCTGGAAGGCGTGAGGCGCGACACGAAGCTGAACCTCGAGGAGGCGTTCGGGCCGGTTGCATTCCTGGTGCCGTTCGGTTCCTTTGAGGAAGCGCTGGCGATCGTCAATGACAGCAAGTTCGGCCTGCAGGCCGGCATCTTCACCCGCGACATCTTCAAGGCGCTCGACGCTTGGGATCGCCTCGAAGTCGGCGGAATCGTGATAAACGACGTTCCATCCTACAGGGTGGACAACATGCCATATGGCGGGGTCAAGGATTCCGGCCTTGGCCGCGAAGGGGTTCGATTTGCGATGGAGGATATGTCGGAAATCCGCAATCTCGTCATCCGCAGGCGCTTCGACCAATAA
- a CDS encoding alpha/beta hydrolase — MPNADRLPKDDEVVTDNYVKLSRGGIRYLEAGPVDGPLLIFIHGWPELAISYRHQLPVFGQLGFRAIAPDMPGFGGSAVHQKHEDYALEKLNRDMAEFVDALGAGQAVWIGHDWGSLVVWSFAAHYPEKCSAVASLCVPYRTVELGVDHLITTVDRSVYDPQEHPAGPWDYMLFYQESFDRARKVFERDTEAFFRFMFGKGDPKGFDQPTITAGVRKRGGWFGNDASPPEAARDDAIVDQNALSVYVAAYRRSGFFGADSYYMNHEANAEYASRSVNGGRLDMPVLFVSADYDYWCDTVRNTVFGEEMRRLCSDLTAFRVPAGHWIMQEEPTKVNSALCHWLATRAKVWPDLPAPDWKPID; from the coding sequence ATGCCCAATGCAGACCGGCTTCCGAAGGATGACGAAGTCGTAACCGACAATTACGTGAAGCTCTCCCGCGGGGGCATCCGCTATCTTGAGGCGGGGCCGGTCGACGGGCCTCTGCTGATCTTCATCCATGGCTGGCCGGAACTCGCGATCAGCTATCGCCATCAATTGCCGGTTTTCGGGCAATTGGGCTTCCGCGCCATCGCGCCGGATATGCCCGGCTTCGGCGGGTCAGCCGTGCATCAAAAGCACGAGGATTACGCGCTGGAAAAGCTGAATCGCGACATGGCCGAGTTTGTCGACGCGCTGGGCGCAGGCCAGGCCGTGTGGATCGGCCATGACTGGGGGAGCCTGGTCGTGTGGAGTTTCGCGGCCCACTATCCGGAAAAATGCAGCGCGGTCGCCAGCCTGTGCGTTCCTTACCGGACTGTCGAGCTTGGCGTGGATCACCTGATTACCACGGTGGATCGGTCGGTATACGATCCCCAGGAGCACCCGGCGGGGCCGTGGGATTACATGCTGTTCTATCAGGAAAGTTTCGACAGGGCGCGCAAGGTGTTCGAGCGGGATACCGAGGCTTTCTTCCGCTTCATGTTCGGGAAGGGCGATCCCAAGGGATTCGACCAGCCCACCATTACCGCGGGGGTGCGCAAGCGCGGCGGCTGGTTCGGCAACGATGCCTCTCCGCCGGAAGCGGCGCGCGATGACGCCATCGTCGATCAGAACGCCCTGTCCGTCTATGTCGCGGCCTATCGACGCTCCGGCTTCTTCGGTGCGGACTCCTATTACATGAACCATGAAGCCAATGCGGAATACGCTTCTCGCTCGGTCAATGGCGGGCGGCTGGACATGCCGGTCCTGTTCGTGTCCGCCGATTACGATTACTGGTGCGACACCGTGCGCAATACCGTCTTCGGCGAGGAGATGCGCAGGCTCTGTTCCGATCTCACGGCGTTCAGAGTGCCGGCTGGGCACTGGATCATGCAGGAAGAGCCGACAAAGGTGAATTCGGCGCTCTGCCATTGGCTCGCCACCCGGGCGAAGGTCTGGCCCGATCTGCCGGCGCCGGATTGGAAGCCGATCGATTGA
- a CDS encoding PQQ-binding-like beta-propeller repeat protein — protein sequence MRKKSGLCLLSLLVALALPAILSAGAQASVAPAPYTEQCAGCHGRTLQGAFGPALSGDAFRKKWAGKVASLRAYIAKSMPPGQAGVLNGAQYDQVTRYIADVNKLGSLAADDAAPPPQAPAEAEAAVSEGNVAGGQFGEADFDDDGFKAEMERRRKLLASLSEVTDAELLAPAPSDWLQWRRTYDAQGFSPLAGINRKNVISLGMRWSLALPQGTNQIAPLVHEGVIFANSAGTVMAIEADTGTVLWQYSRPAKVKPLGPPVTNPRSMALYGHSLFVPTVDNHMLALDFRTGELLWDHHVEGPGEMLRMTAGPVVVHGKVIQGISGCAGSYVPGGCFIVALDSRTGKELWRFNTIAPPGSPDDSWNSAPLDERVGGSVWTTGSYDQSTGLVYLGTGQTYRIKPLMEKSAAGQRDEALYTNTTLALEPDSGKLVWHYQHMARELWDLDWSFERTLATIPVDGKPRRVVMTMGKIGVLDVLDARTGDYLFSRDLGLQDLVTDIDPKTGRKTIRAGAEPIANEAVPICPFPSGIRNFPATSYDERSGTLYIPGTESCMNYMWRPQEADWDIAYQMLPRPDSDGKFGRVDAMDVRGKANGWNVRRRAGLSSAVVATQGGLLFEGALDRYFRALDSSSGKELWSARLPDVPNAFPVSYAVGGKQCIVITTGGGGPTDATYSAFTPENKRTASATIMFAFCER from the coding sequence ATGCGCAAGAAATCAGGGCTGTGCCTGCTGTCGCTGTTGGTTGCCTTGGCGCTTCCGGCGATCCTTTCGGCTGGCGCGCAGGCATCGGTGGCGCCCGCGCCTTATACGGAGCAATGCGCGGGATGCCATGGCCGCACATTGCAGGGCGCCTTTGGGCCGGCGCTTTCCGGCGATGCGTTCCGCAAGAAATGGGCGGGAAAGGTGGCGAGCCTGCGGGCTTATATCGCCAAGAGCATGCCGCCGGGGCAAGCCGGGGTGCTGAACGGCGCCCAATATGACCAGGTCACCAGATATATAGCGGACGTCAACAAGCTGGGCAGCCTGGCGGCGGACGATGCCGCTCCGCCCCCGCAGGCCCCTGCCGAAGCGGAAGCTGCCGTTTCCGAAGGAAATGTCGCGGGCGGACAATTCGGCGAAGCCGATTTCGACGACGATGGCTTCAAGGCGGAGATGGAACGTCGCCGGAAACTTCTGGCGAGTCTGTCAGAGGTCACCGATGCGGAATTGCTCGCGCCTGCGCCGTCCGATTGGCTGCAATGGCGCCGCACCTATGACGCGCAGGGTTTCTCGCCGCTCGCCGGCATCAACCGCAAGAATGTCATAAGCCTTGGAATGCGCTGGAGCCTGGCCCTGCCCCAGGGCACCAACCAGATCGCGCCGCTGGTCCATGAAGGCGTGATCTTCGCCAACAGCGCCGGCACGGTGATGGCGATCGAGGCCGACACGGGCACCGTGCTGTGGCAATACAGCCGCCCCGCCAAAGTCAAGCCGCTCGGCCCCCCGGTGACAAATCCCCGCAGCATGGCGCTGTATGGGCACAGCCTGTTCGTTCCCACCGTCGACAATCACATGCTGGCTCTCGATTTCCGGACCGGAGAGCTGTTGTGGGATCATCACGTCGAAGGCCCGGGCGAGATGCTGCGCATGACAGCCGGGCCGGTGGTGGTCCATGGCAAGGTCATCCAGGGCATATCCGGCTGCGCGGGAAGCTATGTCCCGGGCGGCTGCTTCATCGTTGCGCTGGATAGCCGGACGGGCAAGGAACTCTGGCGCTTCAACACGATCGCCCCGCCCGGGTCGCCCGACGATAGCTGGAATAGTGCGCCCCTGGATGAGCGGGTCGGCGGATCGGTGTGGACCACAGGCAGTTACGACCAATCCACCGGCCTGGTCTATTTGGGTACCGGCCAGACCTATCGCATCAAGCCACTGATGGAAAAATCGGCCGCGGGCCAGCGCGATGAAGCGCTGTATACCAACACCACATTGGCGCTGGAGCCGGATAGCGGGAAGCTGGTCTGGCATTACCAGCACATGGCCCGGGAACTGTGGGATCTGGACTGGTCGTTCGAGCGCACGCTGGCCACGATCCCCGTCGATGGGAAGCCGCGCCGGGTGGTCATGACCATGGGCAAGATCGGCGTTCTCGACGTGCTGGACGCCAGGACCGGCGACTATCTCTTCTCGCGCGATCTGGGCTTGCAGGATCTGGTGACGGACATCGATCCCAAGACCGGGCGCAAGACCATTCGCGCAGGCGCGGAGCCGATCGCAAACGAAGCCGTGCCGATCTGCCCGTTCCCCTCCGGCATAAGGAATTTTCCGGCGACGTCCTATGACGAGCGTTCCGGAACCCTGTACATTCCCGGCACGGAATCCTGCATGAACTATATGTGGCGCCCGCAGGAAGCCGATTGGGACATTGCCTATCAGATGCTGCCGAGGCCGGACAGCGACGGCAAGTTCGGCCGGGTGGATGCCATGGATGTGCGCGGCAAGGCGAACGGCTGGAACGTTCGCCGGCGCGCCGGGCTTTCCAGCGCGGTCGTGGCCACACAAGGAGGGCTGCTGTTTGAAGGGGCTCTCGACCGTTATTTCCGGGCGCTGGACAGCTCATCCGGCAAGGAACTCTGGTCGGCTCGCCTTCCCGATGTTCCGAATGCCTTTCCAGTAAGCTATGCTGTGGGCGGTAAACAGTGTATCGTCATCACGACTGGCGGCGGCGGTCCAACGGATGCAACCTACAGTGCGTTTACTCCCGAGAATAAGCGCACCGCCTCCGCCACGATCATGTTCGCGTTTTGCGAACGATAG
- a CDS encoding aromatic ring-hydroxylating oxygenase subunit alpha, with translation MNSPLESSTFDIDHRFTQQSGLSTGPVPLEPYYSEEFYQAEKEQIFKRAWLVIGRVEDIPEPGDFMRRDVTIAGVSVLLTRTKGGEIRAFHNTCSHRGTEVVMAREGKASRFVCPYHNWTYRNDGSLMGVPDERAFFGVDKSKCGLEPIAVSIWEGYIFINLQKAPEVTLEEFLGPLADYLAGVPYTFPDNAFVVRADVGANWKIVSDAFLESYHIPAIHPETIGATFSSNENPFARLLDAKLLGQHAHVSMYGNPNFELQEKHKIDRVAQKLEGAGSVISANKLDDMQQFLAHPVVNPTKTSGWSMDSVHIFPHTHINWGPGGFWLHQFWPLAVDKTRHEARFFMAKPMTMRQRLQQELYVARVLEVIAEDLCNMERTQRGVSAGAKQFMQLQDNEVAIRRSIDNVMRWASAGTVKEALAA, from the coding sequence ATGAACAGTCCCCTTGAGAGCAGCACTTTCGACATCGACCATCGGTTCACCCAGCAGTCCGGTCTGTCGACTGGTCCGGTGCCGTTGGAACCCTATTATTCGGAGGAGTTCTATCAGGCGGAGAAGGAGCAGATCTTCAAGCGCGCCTGGCTGGTGATCGGGCGGGTGGAAGATATTCCGGAGCCTGGCGATTTCATGCGCCGCGATGTGACCATCGCCGGCGTTTCCGTGCTCCTCACGCGCACCAAGGGCGGTGAGATCCGGGCCTTCCACAATACCTGCTCGCACCGCGGGACGGAAGTGGTGATGGCGCGGGAAGGCAAGGCATCGCGCTTTGTCTGCCCCTATCACAACTGGACCTATCGCAACGACGGTTCCCTGATGGGCGTGCCGGACGAGAGAGCGTTCTTCGGGGTCGACAAGAGCAAGTGCGGGCTGGAGCCGATCGCGGTGTCCATCTGGGAAGGCTACATCTTCATCAATCTCCAGAAGGCTCCCGAAGTGACGCTGGAGGAGTTTCTGGGTCCCCTTGCGGATTATCTGGCGGGCGTGCCCTATACTTTCCCCGACAATGCCTTTGTCGTGCGGGCGGATGTGGGCGCGAACTGGAAGATCGTGTCCGACGCTTTCCTGGAAAGCTACCATATCCCGGCAATCCATCCCGAAACGATCGGGGCGACTTTCTCGTCCAACGAGAATCCGTTCGCGCGGCTGCTCGATGCCAAGCTGCTGGGCCAGCACGCCCATGTTTCGATGTATGGGAATCCGAACTTCGAATTGCAGGAAAAGCACAAGATCGATCGCGTCGCGCAGAAGCTGGAAGGTGCCGGCAGCGTCATTTCCGCCAACAAGCTGGACGACATGCAGCAATTCCTCGCGCATCCGGTCGTGAACCCGACGAAGACGAGCGGATGGTCGATGGATTCCGTGCATATCTTCCCGCACACCCATATCAACTGGGGCCCCGGGGGCTTCTGGCTGCACCAGTTCTGGCCGTTGGCGGTCGACAAGACACGGCATGAAGCGCGCTTCTTCATGGCCAAGCCCATGACGATGCGCCAGCGCCTGCAGCAGGAGCTTTATGTCGCTCGCGTGCTGGAGGTCATCGCGGAAGACCTGTGCAACATGGAACGCACCCAGCGCGGGGTGAGCGCGGGAGCCAAGCAGTTCATGCAATTGCAGGACAATGAAGTCGCCATCCGGCGTTCGATCGACAATGTGATGCGCTGGGCCTCTGCCGGCACCGTGAAGGAGGCACTTGCAGCATGA
- a CDS encoding VOC family protein has translation MFAGANALVQGAWYVRDLDEALAIWIERGAGPFRVARHMVIDTEYRGQPSQLELSVGWGQFDGMQVECVQQHNDAASAFKDSYPDGPPPGIGGIHHFGMINHDYDKALAGCLSQGFQPATSGNFNGTRFAHVDTREAYGFMTELTEGTEAILTFYRDVEDSARNWDGKDPIRPL, from the coding sequence ATGTTTGCTGGTGCGAATGCGCTTGTTCAGGGCGCATGGTATGTGAGGGATCTGGATGAGGCCCTGGCGATCTGGATCGAGCGGGGGGCGGGTCCCTTCCGGGTTGCCCGGCATATGGTGATCGATACGGAATATCGCGGGCAGCCATCCCAGCTCGAACTCAGCGTGGGCTGGGGCCAGTTCGACGGGATGCAGGTCGAATGCGTCCAGCAACACAACGACGCTGCCTCTGCCTTCAAGGACAGCTATCCGGATGGCCCGCCCCCGGGGATCGGTGGCATCCATCACTTCGGCATGATCAATCATGATTATGACAAGGCGCTTGCCGGATGCCTCTCGCAAGGCTTCCAGCCCGCGACGTCGGGCAATTTCAACGGCACCCGCTTCGCCCATGTCGACACGCGGGAGGCCTATGGCTTCATGACCGAGCTTACCGAAGGCACCGAGGCTATCCTGACCTTTTATCGCGACGTCGAGGACAGCGCGCGGAACTGGGACGGCAAGGACCCGATCAGGCCGCTTTGA
- a CDS encoding sugar phosphate isomerase/epimerase family protein has product MASETGRGLAPSSELDLVFWPVGHSALSLQEHLEIAKAGNFTSLAIAPNRAKAMMQQGLTAADLVEMAAGHGVRYTQLDGIATWVKDWRATKGDPDLNAWIEGLFDIDMVEALEIGAALGAQAAVAVPFFDEGSIPHDRLVEDFAKFCDISAGYGIEIHIEFIPFWGLRDLPAVWDIVSAADRGNSGIVVDTWHLQKGSRDFRRDMELLRAIPGTFLKHVQLADADLAAHADTLAGDVMFRKFPGEGELEIAEMLSIIMEKGQLRSVGPEVVNANLADMATLEIGERAGAATRKMLNRA; this is encoded by the coding sequence ATGGCTTCTGAGACTGGCCGGGGCCTTGCCCCTTCCAGCGAGCTGGATCTGGTGTTCTGGCCGGTCGGGCATTCCGCGCTCAGTCTTCAGGAGCATCTGGAGATTGCCAAGGCCGGAAACTTCACCAGCCTTGCGATCGCGCCGAACCGCGCCAAGGCAATGATGCAGCAAGGTCTGACGGCTGCGGACCTTGTGGAAATGGCTGCCGGGCACGGAGTGCGCTACACCCAGCTCGACGGCATTGCGACCTGGGTCAAGGACTGGCGCGCGACGAAGGGCGATCCCGATCTGAATGCCTGGATCGAGGGGCTTTTCGATATCGACATGGTGGAAGCGCTGGAGATTGGCGCGGCGCTGGGGGCGCAAGCCGCGGTGGCCGTTCCCTTCTTCGATGAAGGCAGCATTCCGCATGACCGGCTTGTCGAGGATTTTGCGAAATTTTGCGACATATCCGCCGGATACGGAATTGAAATTCATATTGAATTCATTCCATTCTGGGGCCTTCGCGATCTGCCGGCGGTGTGGGACATCGTATCGGCGGCCGATCGCGGAAATTCCGGGATCGTGGTGGACACCTGGCACCTGCAAAAAGGCTCGCGCGATTTTCGGCGGGATATGGAACTGCTTCGCGCCATCCCCGGAACGTTCCTGAAGCATGTGCAACTGGCGGATGCGGATCTCGCCGCCCATGCCGACACCTTGGCCGGAGACGTGATGTTCCGGAAATTTCCCGGCGAGGGGGAACTGGAGATCGCGGAGATGCTCTCCATCATCATGGAGAAGGGGCAGTTGCGGAGCGTCGGCCCGGAAGTGGTCAATGCCAACCTCGCGGATATGGCAACCCTGGAAATCGGTGAGCGCGCAGGGGCGGCCACAAGAAAAATGCTCAACCGGGCCTGA
- a CDS encoding YegP family protein yields the protein MAHTFEIYKDKAGEFRARFKYNSEVMFSTEGYKSRASAQNAIDSIKKNGPDAPVEDNS from the coding sequence ATGGCGCACACATTCGAGATATACAAGGACAAGGCGGGCGAGTTCCGAGCCCGCTTCAAGTATAATTCCGAGGTGATGTTCTCGACCGAAGGCTACAAATCCAGGGCATCGGCGCAGAACGCCATCGACTCCATCAAGAAAAACGGCCCGGATGCGCCGGTCGAAGACAACAGCTGA
- a CDS encoding tyrosine-type recombinase/integrase encodes MATITIRAVKAFQADEKPAFLWDDEVRGFGLLAQPSGSKTYVFQYRAGIGRAGKVRRVTLGKHGNLAPDEARKLAKGLAAEVAKGGDPVGDRKAKAARQALTLSQVLDSFIADHAKQNLKEKTWAEYERLADKIIKPALGAIEVDALKTEDVARFYRDERKQAATQASLAVRVLSSALSWAQEHGLRGVGPNPARIRLAGTRRRERLFSDAEVARILAALDKLEADNTICPQAALGVRLLFATGCRVGEICALRWEDVDLEAGVIRWGDTKTGYLEKPITGEGRALLKAAPRIVGSPWVLPAITAPMKALRLEIVREAMEEAMSAASVEAGENASLHLIRHWFATKTYNNPAIALPVAMKIVGHKSVAAAMRYAHPQREEIAKAAEAASKLRTASVKAAAKRGKVVQMAASK; translated from the coding sequence ATGGCAACGATCACGATCCGGGCAGTCAAGGCATTCCAGGCGGATGAAAAGCCCGCCTTTCTATGGGATGACGAGGTGCGGGGCTTTGGCCTGTTGGCGCAGCCATCGGGCAGCAAGACCTATGTGTTCCAGTATCGGGCGGGCATAGGGCGCGCAGGCAAGGTGCGCCGCGTCACGCTCGGCAAGCACGGCAACCTTGCCCCCGATGAGGCGCGCAAGCTGGCCAAGGGGCTGGCAGCGGAGGTGGCCAAGGGCGGCGACCCGGTCGGGGACCGCAAGGCCAAGGCGGCGAGACAGGCGCTTACACTCAGCCAAGTGCTGGACAGCTTCATTGCCGATCACGCCAAGCAGAACCTGAAAGAAAAGACGTGGGCCGAATATGAGCGGCTGGCGGACAAGATCATTAAGCCTGCGCTCGGCGCAATCGAGGTTGACGCACTTAAGACCGAGGACGTTGCGCGTTTCTATCGGGATGAGCGCAAGCAGGCGGCTACACAGGCGAGTTTAGCTGTTCGGGTGTTATCGTCTGCATTGTCTTGGGCGCAGGAACATGGTTTGCGCGGCGTTGGACCTAACCCGGCGCGGATCCGGCTGGCAGGCACCCGCAGGCGCGAGCGGCTGTTTAGCGATGCCGAGGTTGCCCGCATTCTGGCCGCGCTCGACAAGCTGGAAGCGGACAACACCATTTGCCCCCAGGCGGCGCTTGGCGTGAGGTTGCTCTTCGCCACGGGATGCCGCGTTGGCGAGATATGCGCCCTGCGCTGGGAAGATGTTGACCTTGAAGCCGGAGTAATCCGCTGGGGTGACACGAAGACCGGCTATCTTGAAAAGCCGATCACGGGGGAAGGGCGGGCCTTGCTGAAAGCCGCGCCCCGCATTGTCGGCAGTCCATGGGTTTTGCCTGCCATCACAGCGCCCATGAAGGCGCTTCGCCTTGAGATCGTGCGCGAGGCGATGGAAGAGGCGATGAGCGCGGCCAGCGTCGAAGCTGGCGAAAATGCCAGCCTGCACCTGATCCGGCACTGGTTTGCCACGAAGACCTATAACAACCCGGCCATCGCCCTGCCGGTCGCCATGAAGATCGTGGGGCACAAGTCGGTCGCGGCGGCGATGCGATACGCTCACCCGCAGCGCGAAGAGATCGCCAAGGCTGCCGAGGCGGCATCGAAGCTCCGTACGGCATCGGTGAAGGCCGCAGCCAAGCGCGGCAAGGTTGTGCAGATGGCAGCGTCAAAATGA
- a CDS encoding helix-turn-helix domain-containing protein, producing MDPQINTELLVVKEAADYCRLSQSYLNTLRVSGGGPAFLKLGSAVRYRRTDLDAWLESRLARSTSAREMA from the coding sequence ATGGACCCGCAAATCAATACAGAATTGCTAGTGGTAAAGGAGGCGGCGGATTATTGCCGTCTCAGCCAGAGCTATCTCAACACCTTACGCGTTAGCGGTGGCGGTCCGGCCTTTCTCAAGCTTGGCAGCGCCGTCAGATATCGTCGTACCGATCTCGATGCATGGCTGGAATCCCGGCTTGCCCGATCAACTAGTGCGCGGGAGATGGCATGA